One segment of Alistipes finegoldii DSM 17242 DNA contains the following:
- a CDS encoding MFS transporter: protein MSVKQLNPAYAGMTDQQVKRFKYWEFRTMAMCIFGYALFYFVRKNLSIAMPYLNEEMGISKSDLGLFLTLHGLIYGLSKFVNGIWGDRSNARYFLVTGLVFCGICNLLFGFSSSVLALGIFWILNGWFQGMGVPPCTRLMTHWIVPERLATKMSVWNTSHSIGAGLAIIFCGYVVSLNWGAWFDASSMLSQHWRWCFLLPATIALLGAAVVWAFVRDTPSSVGLPELKTGKTAEKPQSKAEEKAEYKAFLRRKVFLNPTIWIIAVGNFFVYIVRFAVLDWGPTMLKEHLHMDISHAGWTVAAFEIAGIAGMLAAGWATDRFFGGRAPRTCVICMLMAAVCLVGLYSLNEHTPLIVAVAILMAAGFFIYGPQALVGIAAANIATKRAAATAGGFCGLFGYGSTIVSGWGLGMLVQYTDWSIALYTLVGMALVGTAIFAAAWKAKPNGYDD, encoded by the coding sequence ACTCAATCCGGCATATGCCGGCATGACCGACCAACAGGTCAAACGTTTCAAATACTGGGAATTCCGCACCATGGCGATGTGCATCTTCGGTTACGCGCTCTTCTATTTCGTGCGCAAGAACCTGAGTATCGCCATGCCGTATCTCAACGAGGAGATGGGCATTTCGAAATCCGACCTCGGCCTCTTCCTCACGCTCCACGGACTGATCTACGGACTCTCGAAGTTCGTCAACGGCATCTGGGGCGACCGCAGCAACGCACGCTACTTTCTGGTCACGGGACTCGTTTTCTGCGGCATCTGCAACCTGCTCTTCGGATTCAGCTCCTCGGTGCTGGCGCTGGGCATCTTCTGGATTCTCAACGGCTGGTTCCAAGGCATGGGCGTCCCGCCCTGCACGCGGCTGATGACCCACTGGATCGTCCCCGAACGGCTGGCGACCAAGATGTCGGTCTGGAACACCTCGCACTCGATCGGCGCCGGACTGGCCATCATCTTCTGCGGCTATGTCGTCAGCCTGAACTGGGGCGCATGGTTCGACGCTTCGTCGATGCTCTCGCAGCACTGGCGCTGGTGCTTCCTGCTCCCGGCGACGATCGCCCTGCTGGGTGCGGCCGTCGTCTGGGCCTTCGTCCGCGACACGCCCTCGTCGGTGGGCCTTCCCGAACTCAAGACCGGCAAAACGGCCGAAAAACCGCAGTCCAAAGCGGAGGAGAAGGCCGAATACAAGGCCTTCCTGCGCCGCAAGGTCTTCCTGAATCCGACGATCTGGATCATCGCCGTGGGCAACTTCTTCGTCTACATCGTGCGCTTCGCCGTGCTGGACTGGGGACCGACGATGCTCAAGGAGCACCTGCACATGGACATCAGCCATGCGGGCTGGACCGTCGCGGCGTTCGAAATTGCCGGTATCGCGGGCATGCTGGCCGCAGGCTGGGCCACCGACCGTTTCTTCGGCGGCCGTGCGCCCCGCACGTGCGTCATCTGCATGCTGATGGCCGCCGTGTGTCTGGTGGGACTCTATTCGCTCAACGAGCATACGCCGCTGATCGTGGCCGTTGCGATTCTGATGGCCGCCGGATTCTTCATCTACGGCCCGCAGGCGCTGGTCGGCATCGCCGCGGCCAATATCGCCACCAAGCGCGCCGCCGCTACGGCAGGCGGTTTCTGCGGGCTGTTCGGCTACGGCAGCACGATCGTTTCGGGCTGGGGACTCGGCATGCTGGTGCAGTACACCGACTGGAGCATCGCGCTCTATACGCTGGTGGGCATGGCGCTCGTCGGCACGGCGATCTTCGCCGCCGCATGGAAAGCCAAACCCAACGGCTACGACGACTGA
- the glmS gene encoding glutamine--fructose-6-phosphate transaminase (isomerizing) — MCGIVGYVGGREACPILLKGLHRLEYRGYDSAGVAMVDEDGALNVYKCKGKVSDLEHFLAGKELGGNIGIAHTRWATHGVPNDVNAHPHCSESENIALIHNGIIENYRVLKDALEENGYTFRSSTDSEVLVNLIEYIRSTNACSLLEAVQQALRQVVGAYAIAVVEKNNRDEIIAARQSSPMAIGIGRGEYFLSSDAASIIEYTQDFVYVNDGEIAVINRNKPLKIVTLDNHEGKIDIKKLQMSISQLEKGGYPHFMLKEIYEQPKTIVDCIRGRINPETGEVKLSGVIDNRRKFLQARRIIFVACGTSWHAALIGEHLIENICRIPVEVEYASEFRYRNPVIYEDDIVIAVSQSGETADTLAAVELARKAGAFVFGICNVVGSSIARATHSGAYIHVGPEIGVASTKAFTGQVTVMAMLALAVGREKGAVTEEYYREVAKGLLELPAVLEEVLKLGPRIEDLSKIFTYAHNFIYLGRGYNYPTAMEGALKLKEISYIHAEGYPAAEMKHGAIALIDNEMPTVAIATPDNTYEKTASNIEEIRARGGKIIAVIARDDTHVRRSADYTIEVPVITDCLMPVVVSVPLQLLAYYIAVNKGRNVDQPRNLAKSVTVE; from the coding sequence ATGTGTGGGATTGTAGGATATGTCGGCGGGCGCGAAGCCTGTCCGATCCTGTTGAAAGGTTTGCACCGGTTGGAATACCGCGGTTACGACAGCGCGGGTGTGGCGATGGTCGATGAGGACGGTGCGCTCAACGTTTACAAATGCAAGGGCAAGGTCTCGGACCTCGAACATTTCCTCGCGGGGAAGGAGCTGGGCGGAAATATCGGCATCGCGCACACGCGCTGGGCGACGCATGGTGTCCCGAACGACGTCAATGCCCATCCGCACTGCTCCGAGTCGGAGAATATCGCCCTGATACACAACGGAATCATCGAAAATTACCGGGTGCTGAAAGATGCGCTCGAAGAGAACGGCTACACGTTCCGCAGCAGCACCGATTCGGAGGTGCTGGTGAACCTGATCGAATATATCCGCTCGACCAACGCCTGTTCGCTGCTCGAAGCCGTGCAGCAGGCGCTCCGTCAGGTGGTCGGCGCCTATGCTATCGCCGTGGTCGAGAAGAACAACCGCGACGAGATCATCGCGGCGCGCCAGAGCAGCCCCATGGCCATCGGCATCGGTCGGGGCGAGTACTTTCTCAGTTCCGACGCCGCGTCGATCATCGAGTATACGCAGGATTTCGTCTACGTGAACGACGGGGAGATCGCCGTTATCAACCGCAACAAGCCGCTGAAAATCGTCACGCTGGACAACCACGAAGGCAAAATAGACATCAAGAAGCTGCAGATGAGCATTTCGCAGCTCGAAAAGGGCGGCTATCCGCATTTCATGCTCAAGGAGATTTACGAGCAGCCCAAGACCATCGTGGACTGCATCCGCGGCCGCATCAACCCCGAAACGGGCGAGGTGAAGTTGTCTGGCGTGATCGACAACCGCAGGAAATTCCTCCAAGCCCGCCGCATCATCTTCGTGGCGTGCGGTACGTCGTGGCACGCGGCGCTGATCGGCGAACACCTGATCGAGAATATCTGCCGGATTCCGGTCGAAGTGGAGTACGCTTCGGAGTTCCGCTACCGCAATCCGGTCATCTACGAGGACGACATCGTGATCGCCGTGTCTCAGTCGGGCGAGACGGCCGACACGCTGGCCGCCGTCGAACTGGCCCGCAAGGCCGGGGCTTTCGTCTTCGGCATCTGCAACGTCGTAGGCTCCTCGATCGCCCGCGCCACCCATTCGGGCGCCTATATCCATGTGGGACCGGAGATCGGCGTGGCTTCGACCAAGGCATTTACGGGGCAGGTGACCGTGATGGCGATGCTGGCGCTGGCCGTGGGCCGCGAGAAGGGCGCCGTGACGGAGGAGTACTACCGTGAGGTGGCGAAGGGCCTGCTGGAACTTCCGGCCGTACTGGAAGAGGTGCTGAAGCTCGGCCCGCGGATCGAAGACCTCTCCAAGATCTTCACCTACGCCCACAATTTCATCTATCTGGGCCGCGGCTACAACTACCCCACGGCGATGGAAGGCGCGCTCAAACTGAAGGAAATCTCCTATATTCACGCCGAGGGCTACCCCGCCGCCGAGATGAAACACGGCGCGATCGCGCTCATCGACAACGAAATGCCGACGGTCGCCATCGCCACGCCGGACAATACCTACGAAAAAACGGCCAGCAACATCGAGGAGATCCGCGCCCGTGGCGGCAAGATCATCGCCGTGATCGCCCGCGACGATACGCACGTGCGCCGCAGCGCCGATTACACGATCGAGGTTCCGGTGATAACCGACTGCCTGATGCCGGTCGTCGTCTCGGTGCCGCTGCAGCTGCTGGCGTACTATATCGCCGTAAACAAGGGCCGCAACGTGGACCAGCCGCGCAATCTGGCCAAGTCCGTGACGGTGGAATAG
- a CDS encoding IS110 family transposase: MRYIGIDVSKATFVVAYSSDKGGEIRTFNNTTAGIRQFIGTLPKDGSIHCVMEATGNYSALLLYMLNVAGITVSMENPLKVKNFAKALLSTVKTDKSDARLITLYGEKMNPRPFKVQGEAILRLRQKRTVIRQLTKQITAMSNLRGSLACLPVPDKGATHTVDETIKFLEKKRDRLQAELTDLVEVEFSRQLALLTTIKGIGITLATALIITTGGFTYFQNAKQVSRYLGICPTYEQSGTSVNIKGHINRNGDAYTRGLLYIAAWPASRFNAQCKETYTRLRQNGKSGKLAMIAVANKLIRQAFAVVAHDKEYIDGFVSNRP, translated from the coding sequence ATGAGGTACATTGGAATCGACGTGAGCAAGGCTACATTCGTGGTAGCTTACTCCTCCGACAAAGGCGGGGAGATCCGTACTTTTAACAACACGACCGCTGGTATCAGACAGTTTATCGGGACTCTCCCCAAAGACGGCAGTATCCACTGTGTTATGGAGGCGACAGGGAATTACAGCGCCTTGCTGCTGTATATGCTCAATGTCGCCGGAATTACTGTCAGCATGGAGAATCCGCTGAAGGTAAAGAACTTCGCCAAAGCCTTGCTCTCTACGGTCAAGACCGATAAGAGCGATGCACGACTCATTACCTTGTACGGAGAGAAGATGAACCCGCGTCCTTTCAAGGTACAGGGAGAGGCCATCCTGCGGCTCCGACAGAAAAGAACCGTCATTCGCCAACTTACTAAGCAGATTACCGCCATGTCGAACCTTCGTGGCTCTCTTGCATGTCTGCCTGTCCCGGACAAAGGTGCAACTCATACCGTAGACGAAACTATCAAGTTCCTTGAAAAGAAGCGTGACAGGCTCCAGGCGGAACTCACGGATCTTGTCGAAGTGGAGTTCAGCCGACAACTCGCGCTGCTGACGACCATCAAAGGGATAGGCATAACGCTTGCCACGGCGCTCATCATCACTACTGGAGGCTTTACCTACTTCCAAAATGCCAAGCAGGTGTCCCGGTATCTCGGAATTTGTCCCACTTACGAACAGTCCGGAACTTCGGTAAACATCAAAGGGCATATCAACCGAAACGGAGACGCATACACTAGAGGACTTCTCTATATCGCCGCTTGGCCTGCCAGTAGGTTCAATGCCCAATGCAAAGAGACCTATACGAGGCTCAGGCAAAACGGAAAATCGGGAAAACTCGCTATGATCGCTGTCGCAAACAAGCTCATCAGGCAGGCTTTTGCTGTTGTCGCGCACGATAAAGAGTATATCGACGGATTCGTCTCCAACAGACCTTAG
- a CDS encoding inositol monophosphatase family protein yields the protein MYREFLDFIFPLAEGAGKIQLAYFRGDDLAIRTKSNVYDVVTRADKESEAYIAAAILERWPDHEILGEEGGSMGRAGSDYRWVVDPLDGTTNYSQGLPVFSVSIALQYRGETIAGVVYAPYLNELFWASKGGGAYMKSRSGEVKRLHVSDKQTLATSVIATGFPYDKDVNPDNNSDNVARIIPYVRDVRRLGSAAYDLSCVAAGLLDGYWELDLHEWDVCAANLIVREAGGVVADFRPDRGVSQAAGNETLVREILKYVI from the coding sequence ATGTATCGGGAATTTCTCGATTTCATCTTTCCGCTCGCCGAAGGCGCCGGAAAGATCCAGCTCGCCTACTTCCGGGGCGACGATCTGGCGATCCGCACGAAATCCAATGTCTACGACGTCGTTACGCGCGCCGACAAGGAGAGCGAAGCCTACATCGCCGCGGCGATTCTGGAACGCTGGCCCGACCATGAGATACTGGGCGAGGAGGGCGGTTCGATGGGGCGTGCCGGGAGCGATTACCGCTGGGTGGTCGATCCGCTCGACGGCACGACGAACTATAGTCAGGGGCTTCCTGTTTTCTCGGTTTCGATCGCCCTGCAATACCGGGGCGAGACGATCGCCGGAGTTGTCTACGCGCCCTACCTGAACGAGCTGTTCTGGGCGTCGAAAGGCGGCGGGGCTTATATGAAGAGCCGCTCAGGCGAGGTGAAGCGGCTGCACGTCTCCGACAAGCAGACCCTCGCCACGTCGGTCATCGCCACCGGATTTCCGTATGACAAGGACGTCAATCCGGACAACAACAGCGACAACGTCGCGCGCATCATCCCCTACGTGCGGGACGTGCGGCGGCTGGGGTCGGCGGCCTACGACCTGAGCTGTGTCGCGGCGGGACTTCTGGACGGTTATTGGGAGCTGGATCTGCACGAGTGGGACGTGTGCGCCGCGAATCTGATCGTCCGGGAGGCCGGGGGCGTCGTTGCGGACTTCAGGCCCGACCGCGGAGTGTCGCAGGCCGCGGGCAATGAAACGCTCGTGCGGGAGATTCTGAAATATGTCATTTAA
- a CDS encoding dipeptidase gives MDKVKKYIDANKDRFISELFDLLRIPSISAQSEHRPDMTRCAEWLAAALVKAGADHAEVFPTEGNPVVYAEKTVDPKAKTVLVYGHYDVMPVDPRSEWRTEPFEPVIRDGRIWSRGADDDKGQLWMHAKAFEAMCAEECLPCNVKFMLEGEEEIGSPSLYKFCEQNKKMLKADIILVSDTSMISMQTPSITCGLRGLAYMEVEVTGPDKDLHSGLFGGAVANPANVLTRLVAQLVDAEGRVTIPGFYDDVRELTPAERKAFNKAPFSLAAYKKSLSIGDVEGEAGYTTLERTGVRPSLDVNGIWGGYIEEGTKTVIPSKASAKISMRLVPNQDYRKISKLFEKYFKSIAPKSVKVTVKSLHGGMPYVAPTDMPAYKAAEKAVAETFGKKPLPFYSGGSIPIISGFESILGIKSLLIGFGLAEDAIHSPNESYGLEQFYKGVETIPLFYKYFAEQK, from the coding sequence ATGGATAAAGTAAAGAAATATATAGACGCAAATAAAGATCGCTTTATCAGCGAGTTGTTCGACCTCCTGCGCATCCCTTCGATCAGCGCGCAGAGCGAGCACCGGCCCGACATGACGCGGTGCGCCGAATGGCTGGCCGCGGCGCTCGTGAAGGCGGGCGCCGACCATGCCGAGGTATTTCCCACCGAGGGCAATCCGGTGGTTTACGCCGAGAAGACGGTCGATCCCAAGGCCAAGACGGTATTGGTCTACGGTCATTACGACGTGATGCCCGTCGATCCGCGCAGCGAGTGGCGGACCGAGCCGTTCGAGCCGGTCATCCGCGACGGCCGTATCTGGAGCCGCGGCGCGGACGACGACAAGGGCCAGCTGTGGATGCACGCCAAGGCGTTCGAGGCGATGTGCGCCGAGGAGTGCCTGCCCTGCAACGTGAAATTCATGCTGGAGGGCGAGGAGGAGATCGGCTCGCCGAGTCTCTACAAATTCTGCGAGCAGAACAAAAAGATGCTCAAGGCCGATATTATATTGGTATCGGACACTTCGATGATCTCGATGCAGACCCCCTCCATCACCTGCGGCTTGCGGGGCTTGGCTTACATGGAGGTCGAGGTGACGGGACCCGACAAGGACCTGCATTCGGGGCTGTTCGGCGGTGCGGTCGCCAATCCCGCCAACGTGCTGACGCGCCTTGTGGCGCAGTTGGTCGATGCTGAGGGGCGCGTGACGATTCCCGGCTTCTACGACGACGTGCGCGAACTCACTCCGGCCGAGCGCAAGGCCTTCAACAAGGCGCCGTTCAGCCTCGCGGCCTACAAGAAGTCGCTCTCGATCGGCGACGTGGAGGGCGAAGCGGGCTACACGACGCTCGAACGTACGGGCGTGCGTCCGTCGCTCGACGTGAACGGCATCTGGGGCGGCTATATCGAGGAGGGCACCAAGACGGTGATCCCGTCGAAGGCGTCGGCCAAGATTTCGATGCGGCTGGTGCCGAATCAGGATTACCGCAAGATCAGCAAGCTGTTCGAAAAATATTTCAAATCGATCGCACCCAAGAGCGTGAAGGTCACGGTCAAGTCGCTGCACGGCGGCATGCCCTACGTCGCGCCGACCGACATGCCGGCCTACAAGGCGGCGGAGAAGGCCGTGGCGGAGACTTTCGGCAAGAAACCCCTGCCCTTCTATTCGGGCGGCTCGATTCCGATCATCAGCGGTTTCGAGTCGATTCTGGGCATCAAGTCGCTGCTCATCGGCTTCGGACTGGCCGAAGACGCGATCCATTCGCCCAACGAGAGCTACGGACTCGAACAGTTCTACAAGGGCGTCGAGACCATTCCGCTGTTCTACAAGTATTTCGCGGAGCAGAAGTAG
- a CDS encoding copper resistance protein NlpE, with amino-acid sequence MKSGILILAAAALLAACGGNTQKKAASGGAETVAEAPDMHTAETSLDYQGTYAGTLPAADCPGIETRLTLKKDGTFDLHMKYIDRDAEFDTKGGYSVRGNLLTLTPENGEGVEYYKVEENRLRRLDADKQPVTGPLDENYVLKKTE; translated from the coding sequence ATGAAAAGTGGAATTTTGATCCTCGCGGCGGCCGCCCTGCTTGCGGCCTGCGGCGGAAATACACAGAAAAAAGCTGCTTCCGGCGGTGCCGAAACCGTCGCCGAAGCGCCCGACATGCATACGGCCGAGACCTCGCTCGACTATCAGGGCACCTATGCCGGAACGCTTCCGGCAGCGGATTGTCCGGGCATCGAGACCCGTCTGACACTGAAAAAGGACGGCACTTTCGACCTGCACATGAAATACATCGACCGTGACGCGGAATTCGATACGAAGGGCGGCTACTCCGTGAGGGGCAACCTGCTGACCCTGACTCCCGAAAACGGCGAGGGCGTCGAGTACTACAAGGTCGAGGAGAACCGCCTGCGCCGGCTCGACGCCGACAAGCAGCCCGTGACGGGTCCGCTGGACGAAAACTACGTATTGAAGAAGACCGAATAA
- the glmM gene encoding phosphoglucosamine mutase: MTLIKSISGIRGTVGGAQAENLTPPDVVKFTTAYARLIAERNPGKKLTIVVGRDARISGEMVSDLVEGTLLACGADVINVGLCTTPGTEMAVITKRADGGIIITASHNPRQWNALKLLNSDGEFLTDAEGKRVLAMAEEEGFEYPGVDGIGHVLSREPFNRTHIEQVLALPLVDAEAVRKRRFKVVVDAVNSVGGIVMPELLRRLGCEVVELNCDPTGEFAHNPEPLPENLTGIAETIRREKADLGIVVDPDVDRLALVSEDGSMFVEEYTLVAVADYILSKNPGGDTVSNLSSSRALRDVTERHGGKYSASAVGEVNVVAKMKETGAVIGGEGNGGVIYPELHYGRDALVGTALFLTWLAHKGMTMTQLRATYPSYFASKNKIELTPAIDVDKVLREIKERYASENVNDIDGVKIDFAENWVHLRKSNTEPIIRVYTEAKSIAEADALAQRFIGEIKAICNI; this comes from the coding sequence ATGACACTCATCAAATCCATTTCCGGTATCCGCGGCACGGTGGGCGGGGCGCAGGCCGAGAACCTGACGCCCCCCGACGTCGTGAAATTCACCACCGCATACGCACGTCTGATCGCCGAGCGGAATCCCGGCAAAAAACTTACCATAGTCGTAGGCCGCGACGCCCGTATTTCGGGCGAAATGGTCTCCGATCTGGTCGAGGGCACCCTGCTGGCCTGCGGCGCCGACGTGATCAACGTCGGGCTTTGCACCACGCCGGGCACCGAGATGGCCGTCATCACCAAGCGGGCCGACGGCGGCATCATCATCACCGCGTCGCACAACCCGCGTCAGTGGAACGCCCTGAAGCTGCTCAACTCCGACGGCGAATTCCTCACCGACGCCGAGGGCAAGCGCGTGCTGGCGATGGCCGAGGAGGAGGGCTTCGAGTACCCCGGCGTGGACGGCATCGGGCATGTGCTTTCGCGCGAACCGTTCAACCGGACGCATATCGAGCAGGTGCTGGCGCTTCCGCTCGTGGACGCCGAGGCGGTCCGCAAACGCCGCTTCAAGGTGGTCGTGGACGCCGTGAATTCCGTGGGCGGCATCGTGATGCCGGAGCTTCTGCGGCGGCTGGGGTGCGAAGTCGTGGAGCTGAACTGCGACCCGACGGGCGAATTCGCCCACAACCCCGAACCGCTGCCCGAAAACCTGACCGGAATCGCGGAGACGATCCGCCGCGAGAAAGCCGATCTGGGCATCGTCGTCGATCCCGACGTGGACCGGCTGGCGCTGGTCAGCGAGGACGGCTCGATGTTCGTCGAGGAGTATACGCTGGTTGCCGTGGCCGACTATATTCTGTCGAAGAATCCGGGCGGCGACACCGTTTCGAACCTCTCCTCGTCGCGGGCGCTGCGCGACGTTACCGAACGGCACGGCGGCAAATACTCCGCGTCGGCCGTCGGCGAGGTGAACGTGGTGGCCAAGATGAAGGAGACGGGCGCCGTGATCGGCGGCGAAGGCAACGGCGGCGTGATCTATCCGGAGTTGCACTACGGCCGCGACGCGCTGGTCGGGACGGCACTCTTTTTGACGTGGCTCGCCCACAAGGGGATGACCATGACGCAGCTGCGCGCCACCTACCCCTCGTACTTTGCCTCGAAGAACAAGATCGAGCTGACGCCGGCGATCGACGTGGATAAAGTACTGCGTGAGATAAAGGAGCGTTATGCCAGTGAAAACGTGAACGATATAGACGGCGTTAAAATCGACTTCGCGGAAAATTGGGTACACCTGCGCAAGTCCAATACCGAGCCGATCATCCGCGTCTACACCGAGGCGAAATCCATAGCGGAAGCCGATGCGCTGGCGCAGCGTTTCATCGGCGAGATAAAAGCGATATGCAACATTTAA
- a CDS encoding nucleoside phosphorylase: protein MMRTIPASELIINDDGSIFHLHLLPEQLADTVILVGDPGRVALVAEFFDTRECEVSNREFKTVTGTYKGKRMTVLSTGIGIGNIDISVTELDALANVDFATRQEKAQKRQLTLVRLGTSGAIQPDIKVGEFVFSRTSVGFDGLLNYYKGRNDVCDLAIEKAFMEHVGWNELLPKPYFIDADKTLFEHFRDVTREGITIAAPGFYAPQGRWVRLEPQDARLNEKIESFDYHGRRITNFEMEGSALAGLAALMGHRAATICTIIAQRIAQNVDTDYKPFVRKMISTALDKLAVLE, encoded by the coding sequence ATTATGAGAACGATTCCTGCTTCCGAATTGATTATCAACGACGACGGTTCGATTTTCCACCTGCACCTGCTGCCGGAGCAGCTCGCCGACACGGTGATTCTCGTCGGAGACCCCGGCCGCGTGGCCTTGGTTGCGGAATTTTTCGACACCAGAGAGTGCGAAGTCTCCAACCGCGAATTCAAGACCGTAACGGGCACCTACAAGGGAAAACGCATGACGGTCCTTTCGACGGGCATCGGCATCGGCAACATCGACATCTCGGTCACGGAGCTGGACGCGCTGGCCAACGTCGATTTCGCCACCCGGCAGGAGAAGGCGCAGAAACGGCAGCTGACGCTGGTGCGTCTGGGCACTTCGGGCGCCATCCAGCCCGACATCAAGGTAGGGGAGTTCGTCTTCTCGCGCACGTCGGTGGGCTTCGACGGCCTGCTGAACTACTACAAGGGCCGCAACGACGTCTGCGACCTCGCCATCGAAAAGGCTTTCATGGAGCACGTCGGCTGGAACGAACTGCTTCCCAAGCCCTACTTCATCGACGCCGACAAGACGCTGTTCGAGCATTTCCGCGACGTGACGCGCGAGGGCATCACCATCGCCGCTCCGGGCTTCTATGCGCCGCAGGGCCGCTGGGTGCGCCTCGAACCGCAGGACGCGCGGCTCAACGAGAAGATCGAATCGTTCGACTACCACGGACGCCGCATCACCAACTTCGAAATGGAGGGTTCGGCGCTGGCCGGTCTGGCGGCCCTGATGGGCCACCGCGCCGCCACGATCTGCACGATCATCGCCCAGCGCATCGCCCAGAACGTCGATACGGACTACAAACCCTTCGTGCGCAAGATGATCTCCACGGCGCTCGACAAACTCGCAGTTTTAGAATAA
- the dnaN gene encoding DNA polymerase III subunit beta: protein MKFSVSSSALLSLLATTGKVISNKNTLPILDYFLMELSGNELKVTTSDLETTLIGSITVDSVESEGTIAAPAKLMLDSLKEFSELPLTIDVNDKNWEITINWKSGSLSIPGASAVSYPAVPQLSAEKKELSMDVDTLVNGINKTIFATADDELRPVMNGIYINLAPGALTFVGTDAHKLVKYESETANEVTASFILPKKPANLLKSVLLKEDDAIEMSFDSKNALFKLKSHTLVCRLIEGNYPNYNAVIPANNPNKVLVDRVELVNGIKRVAVCSNPTTNLIRMDIGDNRINLTAQDIDFSVSANETISCSYDGEEITIGFKSTFLVEILSNMDTPTVVIELADSTRAGVFKPVYDDKQTSSTLMLLMPMMINA from the coding sequence ATGAAATTTTCAGTATCAAGCTCGGCCCTGCTCTCGCTTCTGGCTACCACCGGCAAGGTTATCAGCAATAAGAACACGCTTCCCATTTTGGATTACTTCCTGATGGAGCTGAGCGGCAACGAACTGAAGGTCACGACTTCGGACCTCGAAACGACGCTCATCGGCTCCATTACGGTAGACAGCGTGGAGAGCGAGGGAACCATCGCCGCACCCGCCAAACTGATGCTCGACTCCCTGAAGGAGTTCTCCGAACTGCCGCTGACCATCGACGTAAACGATAAGAATTGGGAAATCACGATCAACTGGAAGAGCGGTTCGCTATCGATTCCCGGTGCGAGCGCCGTGAGCTATCCCGCCGTACCGCAGCTGAGCGCCGAGAAGAAGGAGCTGAGCATGGACGTGGATACGCTGGTCAACGGCATCAACAAGACGATCTTCGCCACGGCCGACGACGAACTGCGTCCCGTGATGAACGGCATCTACATCAATCTGGCGCCCGGCGCGCTGACGTTCGTGGGCACCGACGCGCACAAGCTCGTGAAGTACGAGTCCGAGACCGCGAACGAGGTCACGGCTTCGTTCATCCTGCCCAAGAAACCGGCCAACCTGCTCAAATCGGTGCTGCTGAAGGAGGACGACGCCATCGAGATGAGCTTCGACTCGAAAAACGCGCTCTTCAAGCTCAAGAGCCACACGCTCGTCTGCCGTCTGATCGAGGGCAACTACCCGAACTACAACGCCGTGATTCCGGCCAACAACCCCAACAAGGTGCTGGTGGACCGCGTCGAGCTGGTGAACGGCATCAAGCGCGTGGCGGTCTGCTCGAATCCGACCACCAACCTGATCCGCATGGACATCGGCGACAACCGGATCAACCTCACGGCGCAGGACATCGACTTCTCGGTGTCGGCCAACGAGACCATTTCGTGCAGCTACGACGGCGAGGAGATCACGATCGGCTTCAAATCGACGTTCCTCGTCGAGATACTCTCGAACATGGACACGCCGACCGTGGTGATCGAACTGGCCGACTCGACCCGTGCCGGCGTCTTCAAACCCGTATATGACGACAAGCAGACAAGCTCGACGCTCATGCTGCTCATGCCGATGATGATCAACGCATAA